One Hypanus sabinus isolate sHypSab1 chromosome 4, sHypSab1.hap1, whole genome shotgun sequence genomic region harbors:
- the LOC132393185 gene encoding uncharacterized protein LOC132393185: MDRMVDQCQLKATFPYLDNITICGHNWQDHDTNLQRFFQAAKALNLTYNRDKCVFRTTRLAILGKSATGTTLPAWLTSPGPVLLQKHARSNKYSPLVKRVHLLHANPQYAYVVLPDGWEDTVSIRDLAPAGAPDHYPENSMMTMNPVPTEVYTHETPRTPSPTQTPHDTPIPAATHTHEGLLTPNGLAPQVRPEPARPPSPVQSQPVLRRSQRQTQPPDRLNL, from the exons atggaccggatggtggaccagtgccaactgaaggccacgttcccttatctggataacatcaccatctgcggtcacaactggcaggatcacgacacaaACCTCCAACGATtcttccaagcggccaaagctcttaacctcacctataacagggacaagtgtgtgttcagaaccacccgacttgctatccttgg gaagtccgccactgggaccaccctaccggcttggctgacgtccccagggccagtgctgctccagaaacatgcgaggagcaataaatattccccgctggtcaagagggttcaccttctacatgcgaacccccagtatgcctatgtggtcttacctgatgggtgggaggacacggtctccatccgcgacctggcgcccgcaggagcaccagaccactaccctgaaaaCTCCATgatgactatgaaccccgtacccaccgaggtgtatacccacgagacaccacgcacaccaagccctacacagactcctcacgacactcccataccagctgccacgcacacgcatgagggattactgacgcctaacgggctggcacctcaagtcaggccggaaccagcacgaccaccgtcaccggtgcaatcacagccggtgctacgtagatcgcagcgacagactcaaccgcctgatagacttaacctgtaa